A segment of the Serratia fonticola genome:
CCAGAGACAAAGTCCGGAGTCAGGGTTTTCCAGGTGGTTTTTACCCATTTCACCTTGGCACCCAGGCTGTTAGCCAGCGACTCCGCCATGGTGATATCAATGCCTTCATAGCTGTTATCTTCTTTCAGGAAGGTATAAGGCTTGTAATCACCCGTGGTACAGACTGTCAATGTTTTCTGCTGCAACACTTTATCCAGATTGGATTGGGCGCTGACGCTCCCGGCGGCAATCAGCAAAGCGAGAGGGAGTAGCTTTTTCATGTCATTCCTTTTAGTTATAGATTAGTGGTTTTATGCGTTATTTAGCCGTTAATTGTTGTTGTTTTGCGCGAGTTTTCCGTTTTTTATGCCATCGGTGAGCTGAGAAACTGGCTTTGCTGCTGTGCCGTTCACAACCTGACAAGGGGGGTGTTTTCCGGGCTAAAAAAACTGATAGGCTGTAGCGTCAACATTTCTTAACACATTTTACAGGTGGCTATGTACAACATTGACGATTTTGATATGAAAATCCTGACGCTGTTACAGGCCAATGGTCGTCTGACCAATCAGGAATTGAGCGAACTGGTTGGGCTTTCGGCTTCCCAATGTTCGCGGCGACGCATCAGCCTGGAACAGGCGCAACTGATCAAAGGGTATCATGCGCGTTTGGCACCAGAGGCCGTTGGCCTGGGGTTGGTTGGCTTGATCGAAGTGAGTCTGCTGACTCATACCCAAGAGCAGATTGACAGTTTTCATCAGATGCTCGAGGAAGTGGACGCGATTGTTGACGCTTACAAAACCACCGGTGATGCGGATTATCTGTTAAAAGTGGCCGTTGCCGACTTACCTGCATTAAGTGATTTTCTTAGCCAGACGCTTTCCCGGCACAAAAGTGTGGCGCATTTCAAAACGGCGGTGGTGCTTGAGCGCCTTAAAGAAAACGGTTTACTGCCAGTAGCGCGATAAAGCTAAAGCCAAACGCCGAGTTGTGGCTATAGTAGGAGCGTAACGAATAACCCAAATCAGGAGAACCAACCCGTGTTCCAGAATGTTGATGCTTATGCAGGCGACCCGATCCTGTCGCTGATGGAGAAATTCAAAAAAGATCCCCGTGCGCACAAGGTGAACCTGAGTATCGGCCTTTACTATAACGAGCAGGGCATTATCCCACAGATGAAGGCCGTGGCCACGGCTGAAGCCCAGCTTAACAGCATTGAACATGGCGCATCGGTCTATCTGCCCATGGAAGGTCTGCAGCCTTACCGCAGTGCAATCCAGCAACTGCTGTTCGGTGCTGAACATACCATGTTGCAACAGGGGCGCATTGCGACGATCCAAACCGTGGGCGGCTCTGGCGCGTTGAAAGTTGGAGCCGACTTCCTGAAAAGCTATTTCCCGGATTCACAGGTGTGGGTCAGTGATCCTACCTGGGAAAACCACGTGGCCATCTTTGCCGGTGCCGGGTTCAAGGTGAATACTTACCCTTATTTTGACAGCGAGCATCTGGGGGTGAAATTTGACGCGATGCTGAGCACGCTCAAGCAACTACCCGCCAAGAGCATCGTGCTGCTACACCCTTGTTGCCACAACCCGACAGGCTCCGATCTGACTGCAGCCCAGTGGGATCAGGTGGTCAAA
Coding sequences within it:
- a CDS encoding Lrp/AsnC family transcriptional regulator, which gives rise to MYNIDDFDMKILTLLQANGRLTNQELSELVGLSASQCSRRRISLEQAQLIKGYHARLAPEAVGLGLVGLIEVSLLTHTQEQIDSFHQMLEEVDAIVDAYKTTGDADYLLKVAVADLPALSDFLSQTLSRHKSVAHFKTAVVLERLKENGLLPVAR
- a CDS encoding amino acid aminotransferase — translated: MFQNVDAYAGDPILSLMEKFKKDPRAHKVNLSIGLYYNEQGIIPQMKAVATAEAQLNSIEHGASVYLPMEGLQPYRSAIQQLLFGAEHTMLQQGRIATIQTVGGSGALKVGADFLKSYFPDSQVWVSDPTWENHVAIFAGAGFKVNTYPYFDSEHLGVKFDAMLSTLKQLPAKSIVLLHPCCHNPTGSDLTAAQWDQVVKVVAERELIPFLDIAYQGFGGGIEQDAYAIRAIAGAGLPCLVSNSFSKIFSLYGERVGGLSVVCESSEAAERVLGQLKATVRRNYSSPPNFGAQVVAKVLNDTQLKAEWLAEVESMRTRILEMRTALVETLKSALPQRNFDYLLEQRGMFSYTGFSAAQVDRLREEFGVYLIHSGRMCVAGLNHNNVRQVAEAFAAVQ